The proteins below are encoded in one region of candidate division KSB1 bacterium:
- a CDS encoding D-cysteine desulfhydrase family protein yields MQFSYPPRVALAHLPTPIHHLERLSRSLGGPDLYLKRDDLTGFALSGNKVRKLEFVLADALRRGATAVITCGGLHSNHARATAVAAARLGLKCHLVLRGEAPAVWDGNGLIDKLVGAEVTFITPEQYYGQRDEIMAEKAAELERRGERAYVIPEGASNALGAVGYLQAGDEIAHDQERMGVRFDAVVFAVGSGGTYAGMFLAAKIAGLRTRVVGINVCDDAPYFVRRIAGIIEEFKALFGVELEYAPEEIQIIDGYVGLGYAQSRPEELAFICEVARTEGVLLDPVYTGKAMYGLVDQIRQGRFRPGEKVLFIHTGGAFDLFPLREELTRVGYAH; encoded by the coding sequence ATGCAATTCTCCTACCCTCCACGAGTTGCACTTGCGCATTTGCCTACCCCAATCCACCATCTTGAACGCCTTTCACGCAGCCTGGGGGGACCAGACCTCTACCTCAAACGGGATGACCTCACCGGCTTTGCCTTGAGTGGGAACAAGGTGCGAAAGTTGGAGTTTGTGCTCGCCGATGCGCTGCGCAGAGGGGCGACTGCGGTGATCACGTGCGGCGGGCTGCACTCCAACCACGCGCGCGCCACTGCAGTTGCCGCAGCCCGCCTTGGTCTCAAGTGCCACCTCGTACTTCGGGGCGAGGCACCAGCGGTGTGGGACGGCAACGGCCTCATAGACAAGCTGGTGGGCGCGGAGGTCACTTTCATCACTCCTGAACAGTACTACGGCCAACGCGACGAGATCATGGCCGAGAAGGCAGCGGAACTGGAGCGGCGTGGCGAGCGCGCATACGTCATCCCCGAGGGGGCTTCGAATGCCCTGGGTGCGGTGGGGTACCTGCAGGCCGGCGATGAGATCGCGCACGACCAGGAACGGATGGGGGTGCGATTTGACGCGGTAGTCTTTGCCGTGGGTTCCGGAGGTACGTACGCAGGGATGTTCTTAGCAGCCAAAATCGCAGGGCTGCGCACGCGTGTCGTCGGCATCAATGTGTGCGACGATGCGCCTTACTTTGTTCGCCGCATCGCCGGCATCATCGAAGAGTTCAAAGCTCTTTTTGGCGTGGAGCTGGAGTATGCGCCGGAGGAGATCCAGATCATCGATGGCTACGTGGGTCTGGGGTATGCTCAGAGCCGCCCGGAGGAGTTGGCCTTCATCTGTGAGGTGGCGCGCACAGAGGGGGTCCTGCTGGACCCTGTCTATACAGGCAAAGCAATGTACGGTTTGGTGGACCAGATCCGCCAGGGGCGCTTCCGCCCTGGGGAGAAGGTGTTGTTCATCCACACCGGCGGGGCGTTTGATTTGTTTCCGCTGCGGGAGGAGCTGACAAGGGTTGGATATGCGCACTGA
- a CDS encoding ATP-binding protein, translated as MARGKAPDLSWLISTYFSDPSRRLKLARGEKLMVQGGYNDRLYLVLKGVLVGCVRGPGGARYELFRATRNKFVGVYSFFSRTFVSSATVLVERDAEVAYIDQNEPVRDPSRGTSLFEQFMPVVVMDLKYRQQRELQIAREKERTLRRLIHTERLASLGQIAAGIAHELNNAVAVLERNTEWLRENLVGVLAGQSPEKLEYFRLGLERGRWQTTREVRERETALQQAYGLDAEMAHKLAEMGVSSEQLARHGREATAIAESLHYYWQLGATLQDMAVAAEHAAHVVKSVKYLATQDTTLEGLDVNKSIGEALILLSSPLRKVDLKLDLGELPLVAASKGELVQVWCNLIRNAVESIASDPSRKGVIGVSSRAVDQAVEVSIVDNGPGIPPHLLRRIFQPNYTTKQKGLEFGLGLGLPIVERIVTSYGGRIDVTSQPGRTEFKVTLPIRGGYGKAESVVHR; from the coding sequence ATGGCCAGAGGCAAAGCTCCTGACCTCTCGTGGCTGATCAGCACCTACTTTTCTGACCCTTCGCGACGCCTGAAGCTAGCCAGGGGCGAGAAACTCATGGTGCAGGGGGGATACAACGACCGCCTCTACCTGGTGTTAAAGGGGGTGCTCGTGGGGTGTGTGCGCGGCCCAGGTGGTGCGCGTTACGAGCTCTTTCGCGCCACCCGCAACAAGTTCGTGGGGGTGTATAGCTTTTTTTCCCGCACATTCGTGAGTTCCGCGACGGTACTTGTGGAACGGGATGCAGAAGTGGCTTATATCGACCAGAACGAGCCGGTACGTGATCCCTCGCGTGGCACTTCGCTTTTCGAGCAGTTCATGCCCGTGGTGGTGATGGATCTGAAGTACCGCCAGCAACGCGAGCTTCAGATCGCCCGAGAAAAAGAGCGCACTCTCCGCCGTCTCATCCACACCGAACGTCTGGCTTCCTTGGGGCAGATAGCTGCTGGCATAGCGCACGAACTGAACAATGCCGTGGCCGTGCTCGAGCGGAACACCGAATGGCTCCGGGAAAACCTGGTTGGTGTTCTCGCGGGTCAGTCGCCAGAGAAGCTGGAGTACTTCCGCCTAGGGCTGGAGCGGGGGCGATGGCAGACTACGCGCGAGGTGCGTGAGCGGGAAACGGCTCTGCAGCAGGCCTATGGACTCGATGCTGAAATGGCGCACAAGCTCGCGGAAATGGGTGTGTCCTCGGAGCAGCTTGCGCGCCACGGCCGCGAGGCGACAGCCATTGCGGAGAGCCTCCACTACTATTGGCAGTTAGGTGCCACACTGCAGGATATGGCCGTGGCGGCAGAGCATGCGGCGCACGTGGTCAAGTCCGTCAAGTACTTAGCCACCCAAGATACCACTTTGGAGGGGTTGGACGTAAACAAATCTATCGGCGAGGCCCTCATCCTCCTGAGCAGCCCTTTGCGCAAAGTGGACCTCAAGTTGGATCTCGGCGAACTGCCGCTCGTGGCCGCAAGCAAGGGGGAGCTGGTGCAGGTCTGGTGCAATCTTATTCGGAATGCCGTCGAGAGCATCGCCTCTGACCCCTCGCGCAAAGGAGTAATCGGCGTGAGCAGCCGGGCAGTGGACCAGGCGGTGGAAGTGTCGATAGTCGACAACGGACCTGGCATTCCACCACACCTTTTGCGAAGGATTTTTCAGCCCAATTACACCACCAAACAGAAAGGGTTGGAATTTGGCCTCGGGTTGGGGCTTCCTATCGTGGAGAGAATCGTCACGAGCTACGGGGGGCGGATCGACGTCACCTCCCAACCTGGTAGGACAGAGTTTAAGGTCACCTTACCGATTCGAGGAGGGTATGGAAAAGCTGAAAGTGTTGTGCATCGATGA
- a CDS encoding acyl-CoA thioesterase produces the protein MSRSAASKGDAAREHRAESSFIAMPGDANTIGSVFGGRILQLMDMVATIAARRHTGTRVATVAVHQVRFLKPITVGQVMVVKASVNRVFGSSMEVGVKVWAEDTYAGTVYHACSGYFVFVALGEDGRPQRVGDVALETEDDRRRWQEAGDRRKSARGGED, from the coding sequence ATGAGTCGTTCCGCGGCAAGCAAAGGCGACGCTGCCAGGGAGCACCGGGCCGAATCCAGCTTCATAGCCATGCCCGGGGATGCCAACACCATCGGCAGCGTATTTGGAGGAAGGATCTTGCAGCTCATGGATATGGTGGCCACCATTGCTGCCCGCCGGCACACGGGCACGCGCGTGGCTACCGTAGCCGTGCACCAGGTCCGCTTCCTGAAGCCAATTACCGTGGGCCAAGTGATGGTCGTCAAGGCGAGCGTCAACAGGGTATTTGGCAGCTCCATGGAAGTGGGCGTGAAAGTGTGGGCAGAGGATACTTATGCCGGCACGGTCTATCACGCATGTTCTGGCTATTTTGTCTTTGTGGCCTTGGGGGAAGACGGCCGCCCGCAACGCGTGGGTGACGTGGCTCTGGAGACTGAAGACGACCGCCGCCGCTGGCAAGAGGCCGGCGACAGACGGAAATCCGCACGAGGAGGAGAAGATTAG
- the thyX gene encoding FAD-dependent thymidylate synthase, protein MEERVLDKGFVRLVNFLGGDAAVVRAARVSVGQESKGEERDRQLIDYLLRHRHETPFEHSVFTFHIKCPIFVARQWFRHRMASYNEISGRYTRLEYEFYLPEHLRSEKGPDYQYGLLGEEADSRLRGQMAEHFSRSYELYQALLAEGVAKEHARIVLPLALYTQFYWTVNARSLMNFLSLRTDRHAQEEIREYAQAIMRIFAAKMPWTHQAFVRYYLGTRPHDE, encoded by the coding sequence GTGGAAGAGCGGGTTCTTGACAAAGGGTTCGTGCGCCTGGTGAACTTCCTAGGGGGCGACGCGGCCGTTGTCCGCGCGGCGCGCGTGTCGGTGGGGCAGGAAAGCAAAGGCGAGGAACGCGACCGGCAGCTCATCGACTATCTGCTCCGCCATCGACACGAAACCCCCTTCGAACACAGCGTCTTCACTTTCCACATCAAGTGCCCCATCTTTGTGGCCAGGCAGTGGTTTCGCCATCGCATGGCAAGCTACAACGAGATCTCGGGTCGCTACACTCGCCTGGAGTACGAATTCTACCTCCCTGAACACCTGCGCAGCGAGAAAGGGCCTGATTATCAGTATGGGCTGCTTGGCGAGGAGGCCGATAGCCGACTGCGTGGCCAGATGGCCGAGCACTTTTCGCGAAGCTACGAGCTTTATCAAGCTTTGCTGGCCGAGGGCGTGGCAAAGGAACATGCCAGAATAGTGCTCCCCCTTGCCTTGTACACCCAGTTCTACTGGACGGTGAATGCCCGCTCCCTGATGAACTTCTTGAGCCTGCGCACCGATCGGCATGCCCAGGAAGAGATAAGAGAATACGCCCAGGCGATCATGCGCATTTTTGCCGCAAAGATGCCCTGGACGCACCAGGCCTTTGTCCGTTACTACCTTGGTACCCGCCCCCATGATGAATAG
- the mscL gene encoding large-conductance mechanosensitive channel protein MscL, protein MLQEFKKFILRGNVVDMAVGIVVGAAFGSIVKSLVDDILMPPIGLLLGKVDFSNLYIVLREGTSPKPYPSLSAAKALGAVTFNYGVFITTLINFLIIGAALFLVVKGINALRAKEEAAPAAPTTKECPECLSVIPIKATRCAHCGIVLK, encoded by the coding sequence ATGCTGCAGGAATTCAAGAAGTTTATCTTGCGAGGCAACGTGGTGGACATGGCGGTGGGGATTGTGGTCGGCGCCGCATTTGGCAGCATCGTCAAGTCACTGGTTGACGACATCCTCATGCCGCCGATCGGCCTGCTTCTCGGCAAAGTTGATTTCAGCAACCTCTACATCGTGCTCCGCGAAGGCACCAGCCCCAAGCCTTATCCAAGCCTCTCGGCTGCCAAAGCGCTGGGGGCAGTCACTTTCAACTATGGCGTGTTCATCACCACGCTGATCAACTTTCTCATCATCGGGGCTGCGCTCTTCCTGGTGGTAAAAGGGATCAACGCTCTTCGGGCCAAAGAAGAGGCTGCTCCGGCTGCCCCCACGACCAAGGAGTGCCCGGAGTGCCTATCAGTAATTCCCATCAAGGCGACGCGTTGCGCTCACTGCGGTATCGTGCTCAAGTGA
- a CDS encoding ferritin family protein, translated as MGSLFYANEIVKMNITEEQNGAAYYTALAEKARSKKLRAAAARIAEQERHHEKLFTELLEKLGEPDVAESYPGEYDAYVKALLNYKIFPDAEAAAAMAREKSDADAVKLAIQTERNTLLLLEELRKHVPDAERKYVDVTIREEQQHLADLNAILAEL; from the coding sequence ATGGGAAGCCTGTTCTATGCCAACGAAATCGTGAAGATGAACATCACAGAGGAGCAGAACGGAGCAGCCTACTACACGGCGCTTGCGGAAAAGGCGCGCTCCAAGAAGCTCCGGGCGGCAGCAGCGCGCATCGCTGAGCAGGAGCGCCACCACGAGAAGCTTTTTACCGAGCTGCTGGAGAAGCTGGGCGAGCCGGATGTGGCCGAGAGCTACCCGGGGGAGTATGATGCTTATGTGAAAGCGCTCCTGAACTACAAGATCTTTCCTGATGCCGAGGCTGCCGCCGCCATGGCCCGGGAAAAGTCCGATGCCGATGCCGTCAAACTGGCCATCCAGACCGAGCGCAATACGCTCTTGCTCCTGGAGGAGCTGCGGAAGCATGTGCCAGATGCCGAACGCAAATACGTGGATGTTACCATCCGGGAGGAGCAGCAGCACCTGGCCGATCTGAACGCCATCCTGGCCGAGCTGTGA
- a CDS encoding AIR synthase family protein, whose amino-acid sequence MERSNPKLPPLGKIDFDFFDKVIYPRLGAADANVILGPRHGVDFGVLRVGEHVLVFSSDPVFIQPSLGWERAAWFALHILASDVAVSGIPPSHLTIDLNLPPEMTEEVLEVIWDTIHSEARRLGIAIVGGHTARYAGCSYPMVGGATMFGVGKPEQLADPRNVRPGDVVLITKGPAVETTGLMAVQFPEFIERKLGPTALKNAQEIFYQMSVVKDARVACEVGGVVAMHDATECGVLGGLFEMAMAGNYGLRIEKEKIVIQDIVRQTCTVFDIDPYKAISEGTLIAVVRAEKADAIVTALQAEGVISSVVGEVLPAAQGLSLVEQGVARPLTHPRVDPFWTRFEEYLAIQQQAAKVKQQG is encoded by the coding sequence ATGGAGCGGAGTAACCCGAAATTGCCTCCGTTGGGCAAGATTGATTTTGACTTCTTTGACAAGGTGATCTACCCGCGTCTTGGTGCGGCGGATGCGAACGTGATCCTCGGACCCAGACACGGCGTTGATTTTGGCGTGCTGCGAGTGGGTGAGCACGTGCTGGTCTTCTCCAGCGACCCGGTCTTCATACAGCCCTCCCTGGGCTGGGAGCGTGCCGCCTGGTTTGCCCTGCACATCTTGGCCAGCGATGTGGCTGTTAGTGGCATCCCCCCGTCGCACTTGACCATCGACCTCAATTTGCCGCCTGAGATGACCGAGGAGGTGCTGGAGGTCATTTGGGATACGATTCACAGCGAGGCGCGCCGGCTGGGCATTGCTATCGTGGGTGGGCACACCGCGCGCTACGCCGGCTGCTCATACCCTATGGTCGGCGGAGCGACCATGTTCGGCGTGGGCAAGCCCGAGCAGTTAGCTGACCCCCGCAACGTACGCCCCGGCGACGTGGTGCTCATCACCAAGGGGCCGGCCGTGGAGACCACCGGCCTGATGGCCGTGCAGTTCCCTGAGTTCATCGAAAGGAAGCTGGGGCCGACGGCGCTGAAAAACGCGCAGGAGATCTTTTACCAGATGTCAGTAGTCAAAGATGCGCGCGTGGCCTGCGAGGTGGGCGGTGTGGTTGCCATGCACGATGCCACTGAATGCGGGGTACTCGGCGGTCTCTTCGAAATGGCCATGGCCGGCAACTACGGCCTGCGCATCGAAAAGGAGAAGATCGTCATACAGGATATCGTCAGGCAGACCTGCACCGTGTTTGACATCGACCCTTACAAGGCCATAAGTGAGGGAACCCTAATTGCAGTGGTGCGGGCAGAGAAGGCAGATGCTATTGTGACCGCACTGCAGGCCGAAGGCGTCATCAGTTCAGTGGTGGGCGAAGTGCTGCCGGCCGCGCAAGGCCTGAGTCTCGTGGAACAGGGCGTGGCTCGCCCCCTCACGCACCCGCGCGTTGACCCGTTTTGGACCCGTTTCGAGGAATACCTGGCCATTCAGCAGCAGGCGGCAAAGGTCAAACAGCAAGGGTGA
- the lipA gene encoding lipoyl synthase, protein MVDKVSLGRQRVAKRPPWLKVRLPSGEEVSAVRALVQQHGLHTVCQSARCPNIGDCWARKTATFMLLGDVCTRACTFCAVEHGVPSPVDTGEPARVAKAVQALGLEYAVITSVTRDDLPDGGASHFAATIEAVRALRPQCKVEVLVPDFAGSVEALAIVLSARPDVFNHNVETVPRLYGRVRPQADYRRSLTLLARASQAGLITKSGLMVGMGETTDEIQQVMADLRAAGCRMLTVGQYLQPSKKHLPVHRFVAPEEFQQVRELGLAMGFAHVEAGPLVRSSYHAADQVKVMR, encoded by the coding sequence ATGGTGGACAAAGTGAGCCTCGGCAGGCAAAGGGTGGCGAAGCGTCCGCCGTGGCTCAAAGTGCGCCTCCCCAGTGGCGAGGAGGTTAGCGCGGTCAGGGCTCTAGTGCAACAACATGGCCTGCACACCGTTTGTCAGAGCGCGCGCTGTCCCAATATCGGCGATTGCTGGGCGCGGAAGACGGCCACTTTCATGCTTTTGGGAGATGTGTGCACTCGCGCCTGTACTTTTTGCGCAGTCGAGCATGGCGTGCCCTCACCAGTTGACACGGGCGAGCCAGCGCGAGTGGCGAAGGCAGTGCAAGCCCTCGGCTTGGAATATGCCGTTATTACTTCGGTCACGCGCGACGACTTGCCGGACGGGGGAGCCTCTCACTTCGCGGCCACCATTGAGGCGGTGCGTGCGTTGCGCCCTCAGTGCAAGGTGGAGGTGCTGGTGCCCGACTTCGCCGGCTCTGTCGAGGCGTTGGCCATTGTGCTGTCTGCCCGCCCTGATGTGTTTAACCACAACGTGGAAACAGTGCCCCGACTTTATGGCCGGGTGCGGCCGCAGGCAGATTATCGCCGCTCACTGACGCTCTTGGCACGGGCCTCTCAAGCCGGCCTGATCACCAAATCTGGGCTCATGGTTGGCATGGGCGAGACCACGGATGAGATTCAGCAGGTGATGGCCGACCTTCGTGCGGCGGGCTGCCGTATGCTCACCGTCGGGCAGTACCTCCAGCCAAGCAAGAAACACTTGCCAGTGCATCGTTTCGTGGCGCCGGAAGAGTTTCAGCAGGTGCGCGAGTTGGGCCTGGCAATGGGCTTTGCGCACGTGGAGGCCGGCCCCCTGGTGCGCAGCTCCTACCATGCCGCTGACCAGGTGAAGGTGATGCGATGA
- a CDS encoding response regulator, producing MEKLKVLCIDDQREVLAALRKDLEPLSAVCAFVECESAAEAEEVLAEMERTGDHLALIICDHIMPGKNGIDLLAELTQAGRFSETKKLLLTGLATHEDTIYAINEAHIDRYVEKPWDPAQLQQAVRILLSTYLVRSGLDYGPYIELLGQADRSQRQGQ from the coding sequence ATGGAAAAGCTGAAAGTGTTGTGCATCGATGACCAGCGGGAAGTGCTTGCTGCGCTGCGCAAGGACCTTGAACCTCTTTCCGCGGTGTGTGCGTTTGTTGAGTGTGAGTCGGCAGCCGAGGCTGAGGAGGTCCTGGCAGAGATGGAACGAACCGGTGACCACCTGGCGCTGATCATTTGCGACCACATCATGCCTGGGAAGAATGGCATCGACCTGTTGGCCGAGCTCACCCAAGCCGGGCGATTCTCGGAGACCAAGAAACTCCTGCTCACAGGTCTTGCCACCCATGAGGACACCATCTACGCCATCAACGAGGCGCACATCGACCGATACGTGGAGAAGCCATGGGACCCGGCACAGCTGCAGCAGGCGGTAAGGATCCTGCTCTCCACGTACCTCGTGCGGTCGGGGCTTGACTACGGGCCTTACATCGAACTGCTGGGGCAGGCGGATCGCAGTCAAAGGCAGGGGCAGTAA
- a CDS encoding ROK family protein, producing MELIVGLDLGGTFLKAGLGDKAGKLLHKGIRPSAANAPAQVIFENMFAAVEELIALARQQGGHVRAIGVGSPGVIDVDRGRLLGQSPNLPHWADVDIGGVMSERFGLPVVADNDANLMTLAEVTLGAGRGCRHAVCLTIGTGIGGGLFLNGEIYRGSRYAGAELGHTLVEFDGRPCPCGGRGCLEQYASAPATVRDYVARLETSGRSVPEKVDTRLIFERARQGEPEALAAVEQTCTYLGAGIASFANALNPEVVIIGGGVADAGEFFIARVADAVRKRAMPTAWKDLQIRRAELGNDAGIIGAILFAAKATG from the coding sequence ATGGAGCTCATTGTGGGCCTAGACCTGGGAGGGACATTCCTCAAGGCGGGTCTGGGCGACAAAGCGGGGAAGTTGCTGCACAAGGGGATACGGCCATCCGCGGCGAACGCGCCGGCGCAGGTCATCTTTGAAAACATGTTCGCTGCTGTGGAGGAGCTCATAGCGCTGGCCCGGCAGCAGGGAGGTCACGTTCGTGCCATAGGTGTGGGGAGCCCTGGCGTCATTGACGTGGATAGAGGTCGACTTTTGGGACAGAGTCCCAACCTGCCCCACTGGGCGGACGTGGACATTGGCGGGGTGATGTCCGAGCGTTTCGGTCTCCCTGTGGTGGCCGATAACGACGCCAACCTGATGACGCTGGCCGAGGTGACCTTGGGCGCGGGGAGGGGGTGCCGCCATGCCGTCTGTCTCACTATAGGGACTGGCATAGGGGGCGGCCTCTTCCTGAACGGCGAGATTTATCGCGGCAGCCGCTACGCAGGCGCGGAATTGGGGCACACGCTGGTAGAGTTCGATGGAAGGCCATGCCCGTGCGGCGGGCGCGGGTGCCTGGAGCAATACGCCTCGGCCCCGGCAACAGTACGCGACTATGTGGCCCGGCTGGAAACCTCGGGACGATCGGTGCCTGAGAAAGTAGATACCAGACTCATCTTTGAGCGTGCGCGCCAGGGTGAGCCCGAGGCGCTGGCTGCCGTAGAGCAGACCTGCACCTACCTCGGCGCGGGTATTGCCAGCTTTGCCAATGCCCTCAACCCCGAAGTGGTCATCATCGGCGGCGGCGTAGCCGATGCAGGCGAATTCTTCATCGCGCGCGTGGCCGACGCGGTGCGGAAAAGAGCCATGCCCACCGCCTGGAAGGATCTCCAAATCCGAAGAGCAGAGCTGGGCAACGACGCGGGGATCATCGGTGCCATCCTCTTCGCGGCAAAAGCAACAGGCTGA
- the cas3 gene encoding CRISPR-associated helicase Cas3' has protein sequence MDEAFAAIFNVVAPYGRFQTEPAKHLLAGRNVILQAPTGSGKTKAALFPYLLARQQGLDFPRKMLYCVPMRVLARSFWDDLKKDQPSLDARLQTGEQQDDRRLEAEITFATVDQVLSSFLNIPYALSLRQGNVNAGAVVSSYLVFDEFHLLDPESTLPTTLEMLRMSKGITPFLLMTATFSQEMLARLASMLDAEVVTVSNEELRRIPTQRDKTRRFHRMEAPLTAEAVLRHHRTRSIAICNTVERAQDLFEELCTQAGPGTQVILLHSRFLREDRRQKEDSVRRFFGKDGEKAGSIILVATQVIEVGLDITCELMHTDVAPASAILQRAGRCARFEGEEGDVYVYQVPLNQKGEPNYAPYLGQQATLCEKTWEALPSFEEENMDFLAEQRLVNLVHAEADGRMLDGLEQARYAHRQEVNKAIGQQEIGLARSLIRHDDSVTILVHPNPLEIENPYALEGFSLFFGTLHGQFKAWQEAGLPNEEVSWLLKYPQEKGADEGEDRPTRYEWIVARERQELKRSAIHVVNPLLVTYDSTTGFRFGPGGGFQSPFQKSQVIEKEKERRGYRRESYQEHIQKMLAVYQAQLSKEMSYAANRLEQQMGLPKGSLERAVHLTIALHDVGKMDRRWQRWAHEWQRRIGAPVAEEYMLAHTDYNPDDPRHQSVEAEMPGSRPPHAAEGAVAVFKVLYRLLGMPGQDDPSFKLMKAVFSAIARHHSPRADSYQGFDLHQAAVTTLAQVLMDLNAGPHVHNSLVMNRRPQPITGLLIQPDARDELLAYFLIVRALRLADQGAMVVNE, from the coding sequence ATGGATGAAGCTTTTGCAGCCATTTTCAATGTCGTTGCCCCGTACGGTCGTTTCCAGACAGAGCCAGCGAAGCATCTTCTGGCTGGGCGAAATGTGATTTTGCAGGCTCCAACCGGCTCGGGTAAGACCAAAGCAGCTTTGTTTCCCTATTTACTAGCCCGTCAGCAAGGCCTCGATTTTCCCCGGAAGATGCTCTATTGTGTGCCCATGCGGGTGCTGGCCCGTAGCTTCTGGGATGACTTGAAGAAAGATCAACCCAGCCTGGACGCCCGTCTGCAAACCGGTGAGCAACAGGATGACCGAAGACTGGAAGCTGAGATCACTTTTGCTACGGTTGACCAGGTGCTCTCCAGTTTCCTGAATATCCCTTACGCATTGAGCCTGCGCCAGGGCAATGTGAATGCTGGAGCAGTGGTCTCTTCCTACCTGGTCTTTGACGAGTTTCACCTGTTGGATCCCGAATCAACCCTGCCCACTACCCTGGAAATGCTGCGCATGTCAAAAGGGATCACACCGTTTCTCTTGATGACCGCGACCTTCTCTCAGGAAATGCTCGCCCGGCTGGCCTCTATGCTGGATGCCGAAGTGGTGACTGTCAGCAATGAGGAGCTTCGGAGAATTCCCACCCAGAGGGATAAGACACGTCGGTTTCACCGTATGGAGGCACCGCTGACGGCTGAAGCTGTGTTACGACATCACCGCACCCGCTCTATCGCCATCTGTAACACAGTGGAGCGAGCCCAGGACCTTTTTGAGGAGCTTTGCACCCAGGCCGGTCCAGGCACCCAGGTTATCCTCCTCCATTCCCGATTCCTGCGAGAAGATCGGCGGCAAAAGGAAGACAGTGTGCGTCGGTTCTTCGGCAAAGACGGAGAGAAAGCAGGCAGCATCATCCTCGTGGCTACGCAGGTTATTGAGGTGGGATTGGACATTACCTGTGAGCTCATGCATACGGACGTGGCTCCCGCCAGCGCCATCCTGCAACGGGCCGGCCGCTGTGCCCGTTTTGAGGGTGAAGAGGGCGATGTCTACGTTTACCAGGTGCCCCTTAACCAAAAGGGTGAGCCGAACTATGCTCCCTATCTTGGCCAACAGGCAACTTTATGCGAGAAGACCTGGGAAGCACTGCCCTCGTTTGAGGAAGAGAACATGGATTTCCTGGCCGAGCAGCGCCTGGTGAACTTAGTCCATGCCGAGGCTGATGGCCGGATGCTGGATGGTCTGGAACAGGCCCGCTATGCCCATCGCCAGGAGGTGAATAAAGCTATTGGGCAACAGGAGATAGGGTTGGCTCGGAGCCTGATCCGCCATGACGATTCGGTTACTATCCTAGTGCATCCAAACCCATTGGAGATTGAGAACCCTTACGCCCTGGAAGGCTTCTCCCTGTTTTTCGGGACACTGCATGGGCAGTTCAAAGCGTGGCAAGAGGCCGGGCTGCCCAATGAAGAGGTTAGCTGGCTGCTCAAATACCCTCAGGAAAAGGGTGCTGACGAAGGCGAGGATCGCCCGACCCGCTACGAGTGGATTGTAGCTAGAGAGCGTCAGGAATTGAAACGTTCTGCCATTCACGTGGTAAATCCCCTTTTAGTGACATACGACTCCACTACTGGCTTCCGTTTTGGCCCTGGCGGGGGGTTCCAATCCCCATTCCAAAAAAGCCAGGTAATAGAGAAGGAAAAAGAACGGCGCGGGTATCGCCGCGAGAGCTACCAGGAGCATATCCAGAAGATGCTGGCTGTCTACCAGGCTCAATTATCTAAGGAGATGAGTTACGCTGCTAATCGGCTGGAGCAGCAAATGGGCCTGCCAAAAGGGTCGTTGGAGAGGGCGGTTCATCTGACTATTGCCTTGCATGATGTAGGCAAGATGGACCGGCGCTGGCAGCGGTGGGCTCATGAATGGCAACGGCGGATCGGCGCGCCAGTAGCAGAGGAATACATGCTGGCCCATACCGACTATAATCCCGACGATCCTCGCCATCAGAGTGTTGAGGCTGAGATGCCTGGCTCTCGCCCGCCACACGCTGCCGAAGGCGCAGTAGCTGTATTCAAGGTACTATACCGGCTTTTGGGTATGCCGGGGCAGGATGATCCTAGCTTTAAACTGATGAAAGCGGTCTTCAGTGCCATTGCCAGGCACCACTCGCCGAGGGCAGACAGCTATCAGGGGTTTGACCTACACCAGGCCGCTGTGACAACTTTGGCCCAGGTCCTGATGGATCTTAATGCCGGTCCCCATGTACACAACTCCCTGGTGATGAACAGGCGTCCGCAACCCATCACCGGCCTTTTGATACAGCCCGATGCGAGGGATGAGCTTCTGGCCTATTTCCTTATCGTACGAGCCCTTAGACTGGCAGATCAGGGGGCGATGGTTGTCAACGAATAG